One Melanotaenia boesemani isolate fMelBoe1 chromosome 8, fMelBoe1.pri, whole genome shotgun sequence DNA segment encodes these proteins:
- the LOC121645106 gene encoding E3 ubiquitin-protein ligase TRIM21-like, whose protein sequence is MSVSSKKSSEVQFLCSICLDVFTDPVSTPCGHNYCKNCITQHWDVNDVYNCPLCKEVFHYRPQLKVNTFIREMSDQFRREAQQEASSSSSEQQAAKPDVPCDVCTGTKLKALKSCLVCLASYCQTHLEPHQTCSRLKRHQLMEPVENLEDRMCRKHDKPLELFCRTDQTCVCMLCSVLDHKTHELVSLREESEGKKAELGKTEAEIQLMIQKRRLKIQELKESMKISKDAADRETAEGVQVFTALIKSIQRGLYQLVETIQDKQKTTEKQAEDFIKDLEQEISELMKRSSEVKQLSRSEDHLHLLQSFSSPKAAPPTKDWTEVRVHPPSYEGTLKRAVHQLEESLRTQMKKLLAESELMKVQQYAVDVTLDPDTAHPDLILSDNGKQVRCGAVRKNLKDNPERFSQCTGVLGRQSFSSGRFYFEVQVKGKSGWDLGVASESINRKGNVRLSPQDGFWTVWLTDGTEYKAIGSPPVRLHLQSVPKKVGVFVDHEGGLVSFYDVNTAALIFSSTGCCFTDKLHPYFGPGLNDGGENSAPLIICPVSHSV, encoded by the coding sequence ATGTCTGTCAGCAGCAAGAAGAGCTCTGAGGTTCAGTTTCTCTGCTCCATCTGTCTGGATGTGTTCACTGATCCAGTCTCCACACCATGTGGACACAACTACTGCAAGAACTGCATCACTCAACACTGGGATGTTAATGATGTGTACAATTGTCCCTTATGTAAAGAGGTCTTTCACTATAGACCTCAGCTGAAGGTCAACACCTTCATCAGGGAGATGTCTGATCAGTTCAGACGTGAAGCTCAGCAGgaagccagcagcagcagttcagaGCAACAAGCTGCCAAACCAGATGTTCCCTGTGACGTCTGCACTGGAACCAAACTGAAGGCCCTgaagtcctgcctggtgtgttTGGCCTCCTACTGTCAGACTCACTTGGAGCCTCATCAGACATGTTCACGTCTGAAAAGACATCAGCTGATGGAGCCTGTGGAGAACCTGGAGGACAGGATGTGTAGGAAGCACGATAAACCTCTGGAGCTGTTCTGTAGGACCGACCAGACATGTGTCTGCATGCTCTGCTCTGTTTTAGACCACAAGACTCATGAGCTTGTTTCTCTGAGAGAAGAATCTGAAGGAAAGAAGGCAGAGCTGGGGAAGACAGAGGCTGAAATCCAGCTGATGATCCAGAAGAGGCGACTGAAGATTCAGGAGCTGAAAGAGTCGATGAAGATCAGtaaagatgctgcagacagagagacagcagaAGGTGTTCAGGTCTTCACTGCTCTGATAAAATCCATTCAGAGAGGTCTGTACCAGCTCGTAGAGACGATCCAAGACAAGCAGAAAACTACAGAGAAACAGGCTGAAGACTTCATCAAAGATCTGGAACAGGAAATCTctgagctgatgaagaggagctctgAGGTGAAACAGCTCTCACGCTCTGAagaccacctccacctcctccaaaGCTTCTCGTCCCCAAAAGCTGCTCCACCCACCAAGGACTGGACAGAGGTCCGAGTCCATCCACCATCATATGAAGGGACTCTGAAGAGAGCGGTACATCAGCTGGAGGAGTCACTCAGGACCCAGATGAAGAAGTTGCTCGCTGAGTCTGAGCTGATGAAGGTCCAGCAGTATGCAGTGGATGTTACTCTGGACCCTGATACAGCAcatccagacctcatcctgtcTGATAATGGAAAACAAGTTCGCTGTGGTGCTGTGAGGAAGAATCTTAAAGATAATCCCGAAAGATTTTCTCAGTGTACCGGCGTTTTAGGACGTCAGAGTTTCTCTTCAGGAAGATTCTACTTTGAGGTTCAGGTTAAAGGAAAATCTGGTTGGGATTTAGGAGTCGCCAGCGAGTCCATCAACAGGAAGGGAAACGTCAGACTGAGTCCTCAGGATGGTTTCTGGACTGTCTGGTTGACTGATGGAACTGAGTACAAAGCTATCGGCAGTCCTCCAGTCCGTCTCCATCTCCAGTCTGTTCCTAAGAAGGTGGGGGTGTTTGTAGACCATGAGGGGGGTCTGGTCTCCTTTTATGATGTAAATACTGCAGCTCTGATCTTCTCCTCTACTGGCTGTTGCTTCACTGACAAACTCCACCCGTACTTTGGTCCTGGTCTGAATGATGGCGGTGAAAACTCAGCTCCTCTGATCATCTGTCCTGTCAGTCACTCAGTCTGA